From the Lolium rigidum isolate FL_2022 chromosome 2, APGP_CSIRO_Lrig_0.1, whole genome shotgun sequence genome, one window contains:
- the LOC124688945 gene encoding cinnamoyl-CoA reductase 1-like — protein sequence MPSIDNANDNGELKPPEQQLVCVTGAGGFIGSWVVKELLLRGYHVRGTARNPADSKNAHLLALEGAEERLTLCRADLLNYDSLRAAFTGCHGVFHVASPVSNDPELVPVAVEGTRNVISAAADAGVRRVVFTSSYGAVHMDPNRSPDTELDETCWSDYDYCKQSGNLYCCAKMMAEITATEEAAKRGLELAVVVPSMTMGPMLQQALNFSSSHVARYLTGAKPSYPNAVAAYTDVRDVARAHVLAYERPDARGRYLCIGAVLHRAHFLKLLKDLFPQYSFTAKCEDDGQPMAKPYKFSNQRLTESLYETVTCLQKNGHLPLPASVAPKRAYL from the exons ATGCCGTCGATTGACAATGCCAACGACAATGGCGAGCTCAAGCCGCCGGAGCAGCAGCTGGTTTGCGTGACCGGGGCAGGAGGCTTCATCGGGTCCTGGGTGGTGAAGGAGCTCCTCCTCCGTGGCTACCACGTCAGGGGAACCGCCAGGAATCCTG CGGACAGCAAGAACGCGCACTTGCTGGCCCTGGAGGGAGCGGAAGAGAGGCTCACCCTCTGCCGCGCCGACCTTCTCAACTACGACAGCCTCCGCGCCGCCTTCACCGGCTGCCACGGCGTCTTCCACGTCGCCTCCCCCGTCTCCAACGACCCC GAGCTCGTCCCGGTCGCCGTGGAAGGGACAAGGAACGTCATCagcgcggcggcggacgcgggcgTGCGGCGCGTCGTCTTCACATCGTCATACGGCGCCGTGCACATGGACCCCAACCGGAGCCCCGACACCGAGCTCGACGAGACCTGCTGGAGCGACTACGATTACTGCAAGCAGTCAGGC AACCTGTACTGCTGTGCGAAGATGATGGCCGAGATCACGGCGACGGAGGAGGCAGCCAAGAGGGGCCTGGAGCTGGCGGTGGTGGTGCCGTCCATGACCATGGGGCCCATGCTGCAGCAGGCGCTCAACTTCAGCAGCAGCCACGTCGCACGCTACCTCACCGGCGCCAAGCCCAGCTACCCCAACGCCGTCGCCGCCTACACCGACGTCCGCGACGTCGCCCGCGCCCACGTCCTCGCCTACGAGCGCCCCGACGCCCGCGGCCGCTACCTCTGCATCGGGGCCGTGCTGCACCGCGCGCACTTCCTCAAGCTACTCAAGGACCTCTTCCCGCAGTACTCCTTCACCGCCAA GTGCGAAGACGACGGCCAGCCGATGGCGAAGCCGTACAAGTTCTCCAACCAGAGGCTCACCGAAAGTTTGTACGAGACCGTGACGTGCCTGCAAAAAAATGGCCACCTGCCTCTGCCCGCTTCCGTGGCGCCAAAGCGTGCATACCTATAA
- the LOC124688944 gene encoding cinnamoyl-CoA reductase 1-like isoform X1: protein MPSIDNANDNSENKPPQQQMVCVTGAGGFIGSWVVKELLLRGYRVRGTARDPANSKNAHLLALEGAEERLTLCRADLLNYDSLRAAFTGCHGVFHVASPVSNDPELVPVAVEGTRNVISAAADAGVRRIVFTSSYGAVHMDPNRSPDAVLDETFWSDYEFCKKSGNLYCCAKMMAEITATEEAAKRGLELAVVVPSMTMGPMLQQALNFSSSHVARYLTGAKPTYPNAVAAYTDVRDVARAHVLAYERPDARGRYLCIGAVLHRAHFLKLLNELFPQYSITAKCEDDGKPMAKPYKFSNQRLKDLGLEFTPLRESLYETVMCLQKKGHLPAPVAPKRAYL, encoded by the exons ATGCCGTCGATCGACAATGCCAACGACAACAGCGAGAATAAACCGCCGCAGCAGCAGATGGTTTGCGTGACGGGCGCAGGAGGATTCATCGGGTCCTGGGTGGTCAAggagctcctcctccgcggctACCGCGTCAGGGGAACCGCCAGGGATCCTG CGAACAGCAAGAACGCGCACCTACTTGCGCTGGAGGGAGCGGAGGAGAGGCTCACCCTGTGCCGCGCCGACCTTCTCAACTACGACAGCCTCCGCGCCGCCTTCACCGGCTGCCACGGCGTCTTCCACGTCGCCTCACCGGTCTCCAACGACCCA GAGCTCGTGCCGGTCGCCGTGGAAGGGACAAGAAACGTCATCagcgcggcggcggacgcgggcgTGCGGCGCATCGTCTTCACATCGTCCTACGGCGCCGTGCACATGGACCCCAACCGGAGCCCCGACGCCGTGCTTGACGAGACGTTCTGGAGCGACTACGAGTTCTGCAAGAAATCAGGC AACCTGTACTGCTGTGCGAAGATGATGGCGGAGATCACCGCCACAGAGGAGGCGGCCAAGAGGGGCCTGGAGCTGGCGGTGGTGGTGCCGTCCATGACCATGGGACCCATGCTGCAGCAGGCGCTCAACTTCAGCAGCAGCCATGTCGCCCGCTACCTCACCGGCGCCAAGCCCACCTACCCCAACGCCGTCGCCGCTTACACCGACGTCCGCGACGTCGCGCGCGCCCACGTCCTCGCCTACGAACGCCCCGACGCCCGCGGCCGGTACCTCTGCATCGGCGCCGTGCTGCACCGCGCCCACTTCCTCAAGCTCCTCAACGAACTCTTCCCGCAGTACTCCATCACCGCCAA GTGCGAAGATGACGGCAAGCCGATGGCGAAGCCGTACAAGTTCTCAAACCAGAGGCTCAAGGACTTGGGTTTGGAGTTCACTCCACTGAGGGAAAGTTTGTACGAGACGGTGATGTGCTTGCAAAAAAAGGGCCACTTGCCTGCTCCCGTGGCTCCCAAGCGTGCATACTTATAA
- the LOC124688944 gene encoding cinnamoyl-CoA reductase 1-like isoform X2, whose translation MNSSTKFSGGDQEEQQMVCVTGAGGFIGSWVVKELLLRGYRVRGTARDPANSKNAHLLALEGAEERLTLCRADLLNYDSLRAAFTGCHGVFHVASPVSNDPELVPVAVEGTRNVISAAADAGVRRIVFTSSYGAVHMDPNRSPDAVLDETFWSDYEFCKKSGNLYCCAKMMAEITATEEAAKRGLELAVVVPSMTMGPMLQQALNFSSSHVARYLTGAKPTYPNAVAAYTDVRDVARAHVLAYERPDARGRYLCIGAVLHRAHFLKLLNELFPQYSITAKCEDDGKPMAKPYKFSNQRLKDLGLEFTPLRESLYETVMCLQKKGHLPAPVAPKRAYL comes from the exons ATGAATTCCTCAACAAAGTTCA GTGGTGGCGACCAGGAGGAG CAGCAGATGGTTTGCGTGACGGGCGCAGGAGGATTCATCGGGTCCTGGGTGGTCAAggagctcctcctccgcggctACCGCGTCAGGGGAACCGCCAGGGATCCTG CGAACAGCAAGAACGCGCACCTACTTGCGCTGGAGGGAGCGGAGGAGAGGCTCACCCTGTGCCGCGCCGACCTTCTCAACTACGACAGCCTCCGCGCCGCCTTCACCGGCTGCCACGGCGTCTTCCACGTCGCCTCACCGGTCTCCAACGACCCA GAGCTCGTGCCGGTCGCCGTGGAAGGGACAAGAAACGTCATCagcgcggcggcggacgcgggcgTGCGGCGCATCGTCTTCACATCGTCCTACGGCGCCGTGCACATGGACCCCAACCGGAGCCCCGACGCCGTGCTTGACGAGACGTTCTGGAGCGACTACGAGTTCTGCAAGAAATCAGGC AACCTGTACTGCTGTGCGAAGATGATGGCGGAGATCACCGCCACAGAGGAGGCGGCCAAGAGGGGCCTGGAGCTGGCGGTGGTGGTGCCGTCCATGACCATGGGACCCATGCTGCAGCAGGCGCTCAACTTCAGCAGCAGCCATGTCGCCCGCTACCTCACCGGCGCCAAGCCCACCTACCCCAACGCCGTCGCCGCTTACACCGACGTCCGCGACGTCGCGCGCGCCCACGTCCTCGCCTACGAACGCCCCGACGCCCGCGGCCGGTACCTCTGCATCGGCGCCGTGCTGCACCGCGCCCACTTCCTCAAGCTCCTCAACGAACTCTTCCCGCAGTACTCCATCACCGCCAA GTGCGAAGATGACGGCAAGCCGATGGCGAAGCCGTACAAGTTCTCAAACCAGAGGCTCAAGGACTTGGGTTTGGAGTTCACTCCACTGAGGGAAAGTTTGTACGAGACGGTGATGTGCTTGCAAAAAAAGGGCCACTTGCCTGCTCCCGTGGCTCCCAAGCGTGCATACTTATAA